The genomic DNA AGTCACCTTTTCGGCTTTTCTAATGTAGTTTCTAAATAACCAAATTAGTATTGCAACTGTTGTCACATAATTAGTGTAAATAGAcgtgattaaacaaataaaacaataatctaTACAAAGGTCAAGAGTCGCGGTGATGTCATGTCAtggatgatgaattgatgatgatggtacgGTTACCGTACCGCATGATCCCCACCTCCGAATCAAGTCATTACATCATAACCATAATATAAGAATGCCATtagcttttttttcctttttcttttttaccaaaaacatgAGATCAGATATTATCAGATAACGTCTGAGCAATAAAGGTTGCATGGTCCTTGGCCTCTTCCCAAAAGTCAAAATACGAACTTGTACTATCTTCTAATTAATCCCCTCTAGTTCAATATCAATACATTTATACGTCATATTGacaataaaaattagattaaacaCAATGTCAAGATCCATGGAGAGAAGAGACACATGCCTGAACCATGCACTGGTAAGTACTTTATTACATTCCGTACGAGTCACTCCATTACAACatgatttgtatttttacaCATACACATTCTCTTATATGTACACTTATGTCTCCTCTcattctccacaacaaaattcGATCGAGATCAGGAGAAAGagagcaaagagagaagaggatatGGACAACAGCAAGAAAGTTTCAGCAACAAACCCATCATCGGGAGATGAGTTCAAAGATGTGATTAAGGGATTGATTAAGCTCTTCATGCTGGTGATTGTCCTAGGATTCATCTTCATTTGGATCGTTATGCCAACCATGGTCTATCGAACCCAGTGGCTAAACCCTGTCATGCGTACCGAGTTTGGTACATCGACTTTTTTTGGTGCAATAGGTTCgtatatatctttaattaatCTTGTTTCCTTAATTCACATTATACTATTACTGCAATATGTGATGGTTTTGATTGTTTCTGTTTGGGCGGTATGCAGGCTTGACCTTTTTCATGTTCATGTTCCCTATGGTCCTCTTGGCTTGTTTGGGATGTCTCTACCTTCACTTGAAGAAACCAAAGACTACTAATCATCTCGTTAGGTACTTAATACTCATCAATTAACcactatatatactaaaatatatatatgtattcttcGTACATGACGACAGAAATATATAACCTTAACAGGGAGAAGATAACTGAGGGAGGCGTGTTGGCAGCCATGAAAAGGCCGATGCTGGTCAAAGGGCCACTGGGGATAGTCTCAGCTACCGAGTTAATCTTGTTTGCAATGTTTGTGGCTCTTCTTCTTTGGGAATTTTTCATGTACATGCGCAATGCTTTCCCTACCATTACTCCTCAGTCAGCCGCTAAACATCACCAAAAACTGTAAGCAAAATTTCACAAATACAGCTTATTTAGTTAGACATGAGTATTTTTGATAATTccaacattataaatatatatagatggcAAGCGAGGTTGGAGGCAATGGCAATAAGGATAGGGCTAGTCGGTAACTGTTGTCTAGCTTTCCTATTCATACCTGTGGTGCGTGGGTCATCATTGCTTCCGGTTATAGGGCTGACGTCGGAGTCAAGCATCAAGTACCATATTTGGCTTGGTCACATGCTCATGACCCTATTCACCGCTCATGGTCTCTGTTTCATTGTCTATTGGGCCTCAATGAATGAAATTTCTCAGATGGTGAGTTGGGGTAAGACCGAGATGTCGAATGTTGCCGGAGAGATAACTTTGCTGTCTGGACTTGTGATGTGGGCCGCTACATACCCGTCGATTAGAAGGAGATTCTTTGAAGTGTTCTTCTATACTCACTACCTTTACATCGTCTTCATGCTCTTCTACGTCCTCCACGTAGGCGTCGCCTTCTGCTTTATCACCTTCCCTGGTTTCTATATCTTCATGGTCGATCGTTTCTTGAGGTTTCTACAGTCACGTGACAATATTCGATTGAGCTCTGCACGTGTTCTTCCTGCCAATACCGTTGAGCTCACTTTCTTCAAAACCAAAGGTGAGTGAGTCTTAATCAAGATTACATGTATGAGGGTTTCTGGTAGACCATAATTCATATAGCTAATCATGTATATATGTTATCTCACAGGATTATTTTATAACCCGACGAGCATATTGTTTGTGAACATACCGAGCATTTCGAAGATGCAATGGCATCCATTTACGATTACTTCTAGCAGTAACCTGGAGGCAGATAAGCTAAGCATTGTGATTAAGAGCGAAGGGAAATGGTCTACAAAGCTTTACCAAatgctttcttcttttgatcACACCGATAgttctctttctgtttctgtCGAAGGACCCTATGGACCTGTTTCAACAGATTTCTTAAGGTATGATTAATCTCTTGCTCAAAATTATTGCCAATTTCAAATTTGATATTCGTGTGGTTAATCAAGCAGAGTGGATTTTCTTGTGCCACAAGTAAGTACTTGATGAGGATATTGTTGCTTTTTTTCCAGGCACGAGTCTTTGGTTATGGTTAGCGGAGGCAGCGGAATTACCCCATTCATATCTATCATCCGTGACTTAATCTCCATGAGCCAAACAACGACATGTGAACTTCCAAAGATTACCCTGATTTGCGCGTTCAAGAATGCTTCTGATATCTCCATGCTTGACCTTATCCTCCCCACATCCGGACTCGAATTATCATCTGACTTGAATATCCAAATTGAAGCCTTCATCACCAAAGAGACAGAACCAAGAAACGAAGAAACACAGAAGATCAGAACCATCTGGTTCAAACCAAGTCCCTCGGACCAACCAATCTCAGCGATCCTAGGACCAAACTCATGGCTTTGGCTCGCCGCCATCCTCGCATCTTCCACCCTAATCTTCATGATAATCGTCGGAGTCATGACAAGATACTACATTTACCCGATCGATCACAATAAGAACATGTACAATGCTTCGTCAAGATCAATCCTTTATCTCCTGGTCCTCTGTGTTAGCATCATGGTGACGTCAAGTGCAGCTGTATTGTTGAATAAGAAGAAGTACAATGCTGAGAGCAGTAAACAGGTCCAAAACGTCGACGTACAGAGCCCAACGTTATCTCCTAGCTCATGGGCTAACAGAGAAATTGAGAGTAGTCCTAAAGACTCGCTTGTTCAATGCACCAACCTCCACTTCGGTGGAAGACCAGACCTCAAGAGTAAGTATATATGTTACATCTGTATACTCTATAAAACATTTGGATATAAACACAATAATATATgaccatatttttataatgtttgtgaAAGCAGAGTATCTACTTGATACCAAAGGTTCAAGCGTGGGAGTGATGGTGTGCGGTCCAAAGAAGATGAGGCAAGAAGTGGCCACGATTTGTTCATCTGGTTTGGCTGAGAATCTTCACTTTGAATCCATCAGTTTCAGCTGGTGATTGcgcattttataatatatacatatacataactTCTGTTTGTGTGGTGTGTTTTGTGGActtgtctgttttttttgtaaggaAAATATTATTGTGGAAATGGCCCCTAATATTCTGTACCATTCTGTTCTTAACTTTTGTATTTCCTGATGTAACGGTTTGCCAAATCGAGGCGTTGAGCATTGTCTTATGTAAATTCTGAAATGtgtgattttttaatatactataTTCTATACTCTTGATGTGTCCCAAAATGATATGTTTCTTGTTTCCATTATCTTATTGAATCTTTCATATATTactacagaaacaaaaacaaaattggtttGCGTCCACATACAACCAACTGACACACGAAAGTAATGAACGGGGAAATAGCCATTATGGTTACGAGCAATTCGTGCAAGAAAGCCTGATTGTTGTTACACTTACAGCCCGTCCGTTCATATTCATActtcataatataatatagttaGTGGACCtttagtttgatattttattCAAAGCTAGTCTTTTACGCCACtcatactcttttttttggtcatctagaattttattattcaaaccATTACAACTTAGGATTACAAGCAAAGCCGGCGGAAAAACATGATATCTCCAGGTCTAAAGCCGGCGGAAGAACAAGATATCCCCGGAATCTAAAGCCCTATGCAAAGGAAACTAAGAACTGAAAACAAGACTATTACAAAGATTGAAGGAAACACCCATAAcaaaaacataccaaaacaaaaacctcacAAAGAAGGATTATACCAAAACCCACAAGGAATGCTAACTTCAAGAGATCCTATATGCCACTCATACTCAACATATATGATTATATTCTAAACCTTCAAGTTGAATGATCAAATAAGAAAGCAATGAGCTTTTAAATGTGATTTAGCTATCTCTATCGAATTAATGTGAATAGCTAGCTATCTTTTTCTGAATATAATGTGATTATATCTTTTTACCAACCACAAATCAAGTAGGAAATCATTCCATGATTGGTAGCTCattatagagagaaaaaaatatcacagGTGAAATCTCATTGAAAAAAGAGCTCTATAGATTTACAAGTGAATctatcattttttaattattttttgagttaaatgtgaaTAGCTACCCCTATCTTTTagtgattaaatatatatgctaTGCTTTTTCCCCTATATTagtgattaaatatatatatatgctatgcTTTTGCTTCCAAGGCATGTTTTTCAACTGTGTgaacctctctttttttcttttcttttttttgatttttctttatttcgtCGTTCTCGTCCTTCACCGACCAATCATACACCTTTAACCATTGACATGTTCATCTATGATTGCGTTGTTTACCATTATAGTCAGTAGTTTTATGACTCTCTCGTTGACGTACGTTTCAATCGTCTCCTAACTCTGTTACCCGCCCCCCCCCTCGCCTTCCACGCTAACACCAAATAGTGAATTATACAACAAATGAAATGATGACATAAATAGCCAAATCTCATATTCtctcaaaaccttttctttctttctttcttcaaatttgaaaaaaaaaaaagatttccaaAAATTCCTTAGGTTTCTCCTCATTCACCacctttctttaaaaaataaagaattaaaaaagaGTCATGGGATTTTCTTACGGCGGCGCCGGAGTTATCATCGTCGGAgttattttgaatgattttatcAGAACGGTTCGTTCTTTTCTTGATCATCCTCATTTCTTTGGTGTTTATTGGTCGGAATCTTCGGGGAGGAGGAGTACGATCATCAGCTCCGGTACAACAAACAAGATTCCGATAGACGATATGCTCCCGGCGATAACATTCGAGGAGATGTCGTCAAGGGTGAATCCGCCGCCGGAGAGCTGCCGGATATGTCAAGAAGAGTTCGACGGCGGCGAAGAAGTCCGGTGTTTGAGGAATTGCGTACATGTATATCATAAGACGTGTATTGACCGTTGGATCCAAGACGATAAGATGACATGTCCTTTGTGTCGGACCCCCATCGTCcctgatttctatttttttcgtttgtaaaattagagaaaaaatctTATGAATGTTTCCATTAATATCActaagcgtttttttttttttaatattcttcttCAACAAATAGATAACAAAGCCATCTAAATAAAAACTATTctctccatttcaaaatataggatgtttgaGTTAAAACAggcatattaaaaaatagttatctttaaaaagtttaaccaatcatataCAAGACTgcacaatataaaatataaaattaatataaaagttgcatatcctatattataaaacaaaactaattctctaaacatcttatattatgaaacggagggaatattttttatgtttttgcgATACCATTCAAAATTATGGACTACGaaacaaaattatgatctttaaaagattgttttatttggtcaGTTAATGTGTTTAGGTGGTGATGACACGAGAAACCTTAAgtaattatatttgttaaaaaaaaaattctatcaaATAGTATATAAGTAGTCCGTTAATATACTAagctcaatatttttttgtttccagagTCCATTAATAAACTAAGCCCAATATTATTTAGCCGTTAAATATGAGAATAATTTTCTCAATCACCTTGATCCTCGTACTCTATTATTACCATATACTATTACGTAATCTATGGTAATAAAGAAGGGACCGAGAGGATTGATTATTCTGATTGAAATTTAACAGAGCAATGATTGTTATTTGCATAATTTACACCATTTACacattatgtttttgttgaagAGTTTCCTATTTAAAAGATAATATGGGATTAACAActaattttgttgttatttgcAGAAGCAATTGATGATTAAGTTCCATTGGTGTCTTGATCACGCTTCTGTCATCATCAATGGACTAAAGGTGGTGCAGGGGCTCCATTCACAGATGCTTGTTCTGGGACTTGAGAACAATGACAGACACGTCGGCATACTAATGAGCTCATACACCAGAGTGGCTCTCCATCCTGAGCTTGCAAACCATATGTGACACACTTTTGGTGTTACATGGACAAGCTCGTGAAGACTGGATACATAGGAGAGGCCATCCACTTTGCTGCTACAATGGAATGTCCAATATCAAACCACAGGTGTGGGATGATTTTTGGGGAATGTCCGAAGTCCGCACAATTATTCTAAAAAGATGATACAGTTGctggttgccaatggaggagaGTATGTAGTTGACTATCCTGTTTACAGTCGGCTAAGCAACCAGGGGGTGAGAGTTTCCATACAGCCCACAACCACCGTGAACATGTCGTATTGATGTTTAGTAACATGGACGTCAATTAGCTTATTTGGGACTCTGTCTATTATGTTTCCTTCCACTTTTATTTGTGCTTTgtatgtaataataaaaatgtcgttttcaaaaaccttatctaaaatgataaaaatttgagatataATCAAATAAGTGTGTAACTTTATAAAAGCATACATAAACTATCTTTATACgtattaaaaatcttataaatattcTATAGATaccatataaatactttttaaagatcttataaaaactttgtaaaacctttaaaaatatcttgtaaaacctttaaaatttacaaataactTGGATCAAGTCTCAAAGTAGCAGTTATCATCAAGAAGTACTTCCTAAACcttatgaaattttataaacatttcaGATTTAATGaggggtattttaaaaaaaaaaaatcactaaaaaggaaatttctcaaaattctctaaaatatatttcgaaattatttaataataatcattTATATGTTTTCGAAATTATGAGTTGTAAAAAAGTCCCTTGATAACTAACAAATTTCAATGCACTTATCATCAAGAAGTACTTCCTAAATTATTTTcgaaatatatttcttaaaaaataatttaataataatcattTATATGTTTCGAAATTATGAGTTGTAAAAAAGTCCCTTGATAACTAACAAATTTCAATGCActttaaatattgaaatatttttgtgaattactaatatgtaattttagtctcttctttgtaaataatatgttttgtaaaaaatataacttaaatatatattactactttttcttaatttccacacaactttttttgtgtgtctgaGATGAATAGATTACCAGTTGTCTCGAAATAATAGATAAACCTCTACACTTCACCGATAAAAACTTAACTTCACAGTCCACACTTATGTCtttttaatataactatataaatgttgataataaatttattaattagaaaatatgcAAGTAAATAGACTCTTTACAAGCATTTAGAACGATCCATAGAAAAATTAGGAGTTCATCATAGTTAATTGTTTGCacaattttgttaaaacatcaTCATATGTAATTGTGTACCCAATTTTGATGTGTATATAATGTTAATAATGTAATaggtaaataaataatttgtgaTAATGATTAAACTCAATACTATAACAATACGATAGAATATCAAAATCTACCAGATGAGCagaaacatattatatatatagttaattataatcaaatttaaaacttaattttgtaaAGGAATGTAGGAAAATGACTTCCCAACCGGAGCATCTCTGGTTCTCAGCCTACACTTGCTTAAGAATTCTGTCAGACCTCTCCTTCTCAAACGAAATCTCTGCCTTGATCACGACGAGCCATAGGTTGTAAATCCAATGGTCAATGGCAGTCTACTTATTGGGCTGAAACAGTTTCATGTTTCCCGTTTAAATCCTAAACATCTAATCGATATAATTAAGACATGTATCCCATATTTGCATACAAATTAAACGACTATTTTTACGAATCGTATTGCATCTCTAGCTATTCTGTATGCCTGCATAAGAGACATCAAGAGAAGAGAGTAAAATGAATGTGCATACTCCATACTCAAGAATAACTCTTAACTTTGGATGATGTAATGTTGCTGCAGAGATCATCACAAGAATTCACAGTCTCTTTGTATAAAGACATTTGCTGGAGAACTCCTGCATCAAGTGGAGAACTCCTACACTTGTATGACCGTCTGGTACTTAAAGCGAAGTCTTTCTTTGCTGTTCAAAAGAGTATTTCCCATGTTTATCACTTCAACAGAAGACTTGCTAGGATCCCATGATCGCTTTTTGATGGTGACATTGACTCACCTTCAGAAGTCGACTCAATGCTCTGCTAACATCTGAAAAGTTGCATCTGACTTTGTACATCTTACAAGTGTAAAGGGTGATGAGTCAATGGTTCAGTTCTTACAATATCCTCAACCCGGAAGTGTAATTGGTCATTCCAACGGAGATTGAAGGTCTTGCTCAGCCTATTGCTTgatgtaataatataaaacatctgctttcatttctttcttccttttatttgtttataaaaaagattAGCTGGTTTCATTGACTTTTTGTATTCACCCTGCAGCTCCAAATCAGTGATCAGAGGTTTGAAGATGCTGAAGAGATGGTTCATGAAAGTGTGAGACAAAGGATCATCACTAGACAAACATATTGTGTCTTATGTTAACGATATTTTAAGCGATGAATGAGTTGTATTTTGTTAAACAATAAAATTGTTATGTTCTACTACTACATTTCAAAAAGTGCCTATTTCAATCTTCCTCGTAAAACATCATCTCTCACTGAATTTAGATAAAAGTAAACTATGATAGCCAGTTGGCTACTTAGTGAAGTCTTGTAAAATCAGAAAGGTCCAAGGAACTTAAACTGAGagtaattataatatcaatcttcAAAAATCTATTCAGttaaagaaaacacaagaaCTTAGGTTTCACTACAACAAAAACATTCCAAAAGATTGTTTCTTCCAAAAgagataagcaaaaaaaaaaaacagaagaagggTAGATCTACGAGTCGGCGATGGTGACCTCGACCTCAACACCAGGTTCAATGGTGATGGAAGTGATCTGCTTGACAACATCAGGAGAGCTGAAGAGATCAATCACACGCTTGTGAACCCTAAGCTCAAATCTGTCCCAAGTATTGGTTCCTGTTACACAACACCAACCAATAGTTAGCAAATGTGCAGTGACAGAGTAGAGAACAATATTATTGAGCACAATCACATTTTCTAAGACTATAGATCCTTTGTTTAGTCTCAAGTAAATGAACTAAGGGATGGTTCCGAAAACAATAAATCTATAGCTCGAGCACTTATAGTAGTGTTTACACAACACCAACCAATAGTTAAAAAAGAGTCGCAGCCAATGTGCAGTGACAGAGTAGAGAACAATATTATTGAGAACAATCACATTTTCTAAGACTATAGATCCTTAGTTTAATCTCAAGTTAAATGAACTAAGGGATGGTTccaaaaacaataaatccaTAGCTCGAGCACTTATATAATGTTTCTCTCAAAGacataaaagatgagatgagcAATAATAATTTATACCTTCACCACAAGGAGCTTTTCGGGTAGTGATTTTAAGAACCTTGGTGGGCATTCTCACTGGTCCCTTAACTCTCAGTCTCTTGTCCTTAGCTCCACGAACCAAATCAGTGCACACTACATATATCATTTGCAGCAACATATAACATTAAAACAATGATTAAGTATCATTTGATCCtaaatcatcaaattcaaactTTCAATCCATTCATTGAAGCAAATCAAAGACCCTATTTTGGAACGGTTCCAATACAAATAAATGTTACATCTTCTATATGGTGGTACCCTCAAAATGAATGATATATGGTTATTGAGAGCAGCTTAAAACTGAATTgctaaaaaaaatcgaaatgaTTAGACTACGAAGATCAAAAGATACCTTTTTCCAAGTTCTTAACATTCTTGGAGGAGAGAGTGATCCTGATCTTGTGAATTTGCTCAAGTGGTTCTTCCAAACCAGCCTTAGTTGGCTTCATTGCTTGGTAAGCCATATTTTCagctcagcttcttcttcttcttctgtacaATCACAGACAATACGAAACCGATGGATCACATTAACGTCCGATATATTCAGaggtaaaatatgtaaaattcaGATTTCGATTAAGTGAAGAAACCTGAGGAGACGAACGAAGCTCGACGGCGTTTTGCTGCAAGGAAGGAAGGACCCGAATCTTTATAACCTAAGAGACGACGTTTTATggcttatgaaaaaaaaaaaaaaaaaaaaaaaaccctaatttttatgGACTTATTGGGCCCAATCTATTTACGGCCCAATAACTAATAGTTAGTTGTCATGCCGATGATGCCAGATTTGGAGGATCTGTTTAGTTGAGAGAGGCTTGACAATATTGCAAATGTGTAGGTATTGTTCGGAACCTAGATGATGAGCTACCAATGGGAGTGAGGCCTAaattaaaatacttaaaaaaaaaaattgaccgaGAAGATCTAGGAGAGAAAAAAGGTAGAGAGATCAAAGAAGGGACCGAGAAAGCttactattttgtaaacaaagaaatttcagtTTTAACAATTCTCCTCATTAAacagttaaattttattaaacaatcTATTTTCCAATAACTGATCCTCACACAACAAAACAACCACTCATGATAATCCCCACAAGTTTAATCAATTTTCAAATACTTACAAATTCACCATTGCTGCAACAAACAATTTACCAATAACGAACAAACACTCCAAAATTTTTACTTCCTTTCTTCATCCCAAAAATCTCCCA from Camelina sativa cultivar DH55 chromosome 2, Cs, whole genome shotgun sequence includes the following:
- the LOC104711774 gene encoding ferric reduction oxidase 2-like, giving the protein MDNSKKVSATNPSSGDEFKDVIKGLIKLFMLVIVLGFIFIWIVMPTMVYRTQWLNPVMRTEFGTSTFFGAIGLTFFMFMFPMVLLACLGCLYLHLKKPKTTNHLVREKITEGGVLAAMKRPMLVKGPLGIVSATELILFAMFVALLLWEFFMYMRNAFPTITPQSAAKHHQKLWQARLEAMAIRIGLVGNCCLAFLFIPVVRGSSLLPVIGLTSESSIKYHIWLGHMLMTLFTAHGLCFIVYWASMNEISQMVSWGKTEMSNVAGEITLLSGLVMWAATYPSIRRRFFEVFFYTHYLYIVFMLFYVLHVGVAFCFITFPGFYIFMVDRFLRFLQSRDNIRLSSARVLPANTVELTFFKTKGLFYNPTSILFVNIPSISKMQWHPFTITSSSNLEADKLSIVIKSEGKWSTKLYQMLSSFDHTDSSLSVSVEGPYGPVSTDFLRHESLVMVSGGSGITPFISIIRDLISMSQTTTCELPKITLICAFKNASDISMLDLILPTSGLELSSDLNIQIEAFITKETEPRNEETQKIRTIWFKPSPSDQPISAILGPNSWLWLAAILASSTLIFMIIVGVMTRYYIYPIDHNKNMYNASSRSILYLLVLCVSIMVTSSAAVLLNKKKYNAESSKQVQNVDVQSPTLSPSSWANREIESSPKDSLVQCTNLHFGGRPDLKKYLLDTKGSSVGVMVCGPKKMRQEVATICSSGLAENLHFESISFSW
- the LOC104711782 gene encoding E3 ubiquitin-protein ligase RHA1B-like translates to MGFSYGGAGVIIVGVILNDFIRTVRSFLDHPHFFGVYWSESSGRRSTIISSGTTNKIPIDDMLPAITFEEMSSRVNPPPESCRICQEEFDGGEEVRCLRNCVHVYHKTCIDRWIQDDKMTCPLCRTPIVPDFYFFRL
- the LOC104711819 gene encoding 40S ribosomal protein S20-2; its protein translation is MAYQAMKPTKAGLEEPLEQIHKIRITLSSKNVKNLEKVCTDLVRGAKDKRLRVKGPVRMPTKVLKITTRKAPCGEGTNTWDRFELRVHKRVIDLFSSPDVVKQITSITIEPGVEVEVTIADS